From a single Natronorubrum tibetense GA33 genomic region:
- a CDS encoding PAS domain S-box protein codes for MTERRDQRLQESDQQFRSLVDAVEEYAIFMLDLDGRVVTWNEGARQTNGYEREEILGEHFSRFYTESDRDAGVPTANLEATAESESTEDEGWRVRKDGTKFWAHVRITTVRDDDGEIQGYAKVTRDMTDRRERERQLQRERDLTDRILETSPVGIQVLDTDGEAIRMNERLRDLLDVSREEATTYEPSDSTVYDEAGTRLSVDDYPFAHTLATGEPVSDRVLRIERPDGDDRWLSTNTSPLRSEDGEIDCVVASAEDVTHLKERERRLERRTNELSAELSEVYGRITDGLIAFDEDWEFTHVNERAEEILGVERTNLLGETLWDVFPDLVGSPFETCYREAMESQESTAIMEYYPALGVWFKDYVYPSETGLSVYFRDVTEQKARERERDRYETLVETIDDGVYALDADRTFTLVNDGFLAMTGFSREDLLGTHASVVFGNEFDAIEAERSNAAESEANPTFEESLRTATGEELTVESRFTVLEGEDVRVGVTRDITERKERERILEESEQRYRTLVDSFPNGLVTLFDHDLRYTLAAGQGFDRIPVEPDDLEGECALDVWPEDTADALEPIYRAALEGEEAAAEMAYADREWRVRAIPITDERGDVFAGMTMSQDISEQKGYERYLEDAKAQLEAATEAGAVGTWEWQIQANRFVTGASFARTFGIDPEAAREGVPLERITASIHEADRDRVEAAITDAVASCGEYEEEYRVRNADGELRWVVARGYVETDEAGTPVTFPGAITDITDRKRAEIALEKNQKQLQTLFELLPVGVVVANADGQLVEANDAAEEIWGGNVFDADSVNEYERYSARWADTGEPVEPEEWTMSRVLEGEVVTDPDIFAIDAADGEERIVMIHGMPVRDGSGEVSRGVVTQTEITERREYQRKLEETISKLETSNERLEHFAYAASHDLQEPLRMVSSYLQLIDRRYADDLDADAAEFLEFAIDGADRMRDMIDGLLAYSRVDTQGDPLEPTDLETVVADALEDLQFRISEERAEITVESLPRVRGDENQLRQVFQNLLSNALEYNDEEPRVRIESERDGGMWIVSVTDNGIGIDPAETHRIFEVFQRLHSRDEHSGTGIGLALCQRILERHGGEIRVDSTPGEGSTFSVSLPAVDRRLE; via the coding sequence ACCGCGGAGTCGGAGTCGACCGAGGACGAAGGGTGGCGCGTCAGAAAGGACGGGACGAAGTTCTGGGCGCACGTTCGGATCACCACCGTCAGAGACGACGACGGGGAGATCCAGGGCTACGCCAAAGTCACTCGCGATATGACCGACCGTCGCGAACGCGAACGGCAACTCCAGCGCGAACGCGACCTCACGGATCGAATCCTCGAGACCAGTCCCGTCGGCATTCAGGTACTCGATACCGACGGCGAGGCCATCCGGATGAACGAACGTCTCAGAGATCTTCTCGACGTTTCGCGGGAGGAAGCTACCACGTACGAGCCGTCTGACAGTACTGTCTACGACGAAGCCGGCACTCGACTCTCGGTCGACGACTACCCGTTCGCACACACGCTGGCGACGGGTGAGCCGGTCTCCGACCGCGTGCTTCGAATCGAACGGCCCGACGGCGACGACCGCTGGCTCTCGACGAACACGTCGCCGTTACGATCCGAGGACGGCGAGATCGATTGCGTCGTCGCCTCCGCCGAGGACGTCACCCACCTCAAAGAGCGCGAACGCCGACTCGAGCGCCGAACGAACGAACTGTCGGCCGAGTTGAGCGAGGTGTACGGTCGGATCACGGACGGACTCATCGCGTTCGACGAGGACTGGGAGTTCACGCACGTCAACGAGCGAGCGGAAGAGATCCTCGGGGTTGAGCGGACGAATCTCCTCGGCGAGACGCTCTGGGACGTCTTCCCGGATCTGGTCGGGTCGCCGTTCGAAACCTGTTACCGCGAGGCGATGGAGAGCCAGGAGTCGACCGCCATCATGGAGTACTATCCGGCGCTCGGCGTCTGGTTCAAAGACTACGTCTACCCCTCCGAAACGGGGCTGTCGGTCTACTTCCGGGACGTCACCGAGCAGAAGGCGCGCGAGCGAGAGCGCGACCGCTACGAGACGCTCGTCGAGACGATCGACGACGGGGTGTACGCGCTCGACGCGGACCGGACGTTCACGCTGGTCAACGACGGCTTTCTGGCGATGACGGGTTTCTCTCGAGAGGACCTGCTCGGTACGCACGCGTCCGTCGTCTTCGGCAATGAGTTCGACGCGATCGAAGCGGAACGGTCGAACGCGGCCGAGTCCGAAGCGAACCCCACGTTCGAGGAGTCGCTCCGAACGGCGACGGGCGAGGAACTCACGGTCGAGAGTCGATTCACCGTCCTCGAGGGTGAAGACGTCCGCGTCGGCGTCACTCGCGACATCACCGAGCGCAAGGAGCGCGAGCGGATCCTCGAGGAGTCCGAGCAGCGCTACCGGACGCTGGTCGACTCCTTTCCCAACGGTCTCGTGACCCTGTTCGACCACGACCTCCGGTACACGCTGGCGGCGGGCCAGGGCTTCGATCGCATCCCCGTCGAACCTGACGATCTCGAGGGCGAATGCGCGCTTGACGTCTGGCCCGAGGACACCGCGGACGCGCTCGAGCCGATCTATCGGGCCGCCCTCGAAGGCGAGGAGGCCGCGGCCGAAATGGCGTACGCGGACCGCGAGTGGCGCGTGCGCGCGATTCCGATCACGGACGAACGGGGCGACGTCTTCGCCGGGATGACGATGTCCCAGGATATCTCGGAGCAAAAAGGCTACGAGCGGTATCTCGAGGACGCGAAAGCCCAGCTCGAGGCGGCGACCGAAGCCGGTGCGGTCGGCACCTGGGAGTGGCAGATTCAGGCGAACCGGTTCGTCACCGGCGCGTCGTTCGCCCGCACGTTCGGCATCGATCCCGAGGCTGCTCGTGAGGGGGTCCCCCTCGAGCGGATCACCGCCTCGATCCACGAGGCGGATCGCGACCGCGTCGAAGCGGCGATCACCGACGCCGTCGCCTCCTGCGGGGAGTACGAGGAGGAGTATCGTGTCCGGAACGCCGACGGGGAACTTCGGTGGGTCGTCGCTCGCGGCTACGTCGAGACCGACGAGGCGGGAACTCCGGTCACGTTCCCCGGCGCGATCACGGATATTACGGACCGAAAGCGGGCCGAGATCGCCCTCGAAAAGAACCAGAAACAGCTGCAGACGCTGTTCGAACTCCTGCCCGTCGGCGTCGTGGTCGCGAACGCCGACGGCCAACTCGTCGAGGCGAACGACGCAGCCGAGGAAATCTGGGGCGGTAACGTCTTCGATGCGGACTCGGTCAACGAGTACGAGCGGTACTCCGCACGGTGGGCTGACACTGGTGAGCCGGTCGAACCCGAGGAGTGGACGATGTCGCGCGTCCTCGAGGGAGAGGTCGTCACGGATCCGGACATCTTCGCGATCGACGCCGCCGACGGCGAGGAACGGATCGTCATGATCCACGGGATGCCGGTCCGCGACGGGAGCGGCGAGGTCAGTCGCGGCGTCGTCACCCAGACGGAGATCACCGAACGCCGGGAGTATCAGCGGAAACTCGAGGAGACGATTTCGAAACTCGAGACGTCGAACGAGCGCCTCGAGCACTTCGCGTACGCCGCTTCCCACGACTTACAGGAGCCGCTGCGGATGGTCTCGAGCTATCTCCAGCTTATCGACCGCCGGTACGCGGACGACCTCGACGCGGACGCAGCGGAGTTCCTCGAGTTTGCGATCGACGGCGCTGACCGTATGCGTGACATGATCGACGGCTTACTCGCCTACTCGCGCGTCGATACGCAGGGCGACCCGCTCGAGCCGACCGACCTCGAGACCGTCGTCGCGGACGCGCTCGAGGATCTCCAGTTCCGAATCAGCGAGGAGCGCGCCGAGATCACGGTCGAGTCGCTGCCACGGGTTCGCGGCGACGAGAATCAGTTACGGCAGGTGTTCCAGAACCTCCTCTCGAACGCGCTCGAGTACAACGACGAGGAGCCGCGAGTCCGCATCGAGAGCGAGCGCGACGGCGGGATGTGGATCGTCTCGGTCACCGACAATGGGATCGGTATCGATCCCGCGGAGACCCACCGCATCTTCGAGGTGTTCCAGCGCCTGCACAGCCGCGACGAGCATTCGGGAACGGGGATCGGGCTGGCGCTCTGCCAGCGGATCCTCGAACGCCACGGCGGGGAGATTCGGGTCGATTCGACGCCCGGCGAGGGATCGACGTTTTCCGTGTCGCTGCCCGCGGTGGATCGCCGGCTCGAGTGA
- the glmM gene encoding phosphoglucosamine mutase, giving the protein MQVFGSSGTRGVANEELTPAFVLRVAKAAGTAWGAERVAIARDTRYTGRMLADAAASGLASTGTDVDRLGVLPTPGAQFYAEREGVPVIVITASHNPPQYNGVKLVGRDGIELVVSDLEEIEQVLLAESATVAPWDETGRVREIEGITREYVDELLAASDRETIADAELTVALDPGHGSGTLTSPEFFRELGCRVVTVNGQPDGHFPGRDPEPVPDNLEDLGQLVRATDADVGIAHDGDADRAIFFDENGEYVSGDATLAALAAAELEAGETTVSAVNVSQRLVDVVNDVGADLELTPIGSTNIITRIEELEEKGNRVPIAGEGNGGIFFPAFRLSRDGAFTAARFLELVAERPVSEIVAPYDDYANVRYNIEYESTAERDAMIDAAANHAQASDAELNTRDGYRLDHGDAWVLARPSGTEPLVRIYAEARDSDRANELAEEMYETLADAKADA; this is encoded by the coding sequence ATGCAAGTATTCGGATCGAGCGGGACACGCGGCGTCGCCAACGAGGAGCTGACGCCCGCGTTCGTCCTCCGCGTCGCGAAAGCGGCGGGGACGGCCTGGGGAGCCGAACGGGTTGCTATCGCGCGCGATACGCGCTACACCGGTCGCATGTTGGCCGACGCGGCCGCGAGCGGGCTCGCAAGCACGGGAACGGACGTCGACCGACTCGGGGTTCTGCCGACGCCGGGCGCACAGTTTTACGCCGAACGGGAGGGGGTCCCCGTCATCGTGATCACGGCCTCGCACAACCCGCCGCAGTACAACGGCGTCAAACTCGTCGGCCGCGACGGGATCGAACTCGTCGTCTCGGACTTAGAGGAGATCGAACAGGTGTTGCTCGCCGAGTCGGCCACCGTCGCGCCCTGGGACGAAACCGGCCGCGTTCGCGAGATCGAAGGGATCACTCGAGAGTACGTCGACGAACTGCTCGCGGCCTCCGACCGGGAGACCATCGCCGACGCCGAGTTGACGGTCGCGCTCGATCCCGGCCACGGCTCCGGCACCCTCACGAGCCCCGAGTTCTTCCGCGAACTCGGCTGCCGCGTCGTCACCGTCAACGGTCAGCCGGACGGCCACTTCCCCGGCCGCGACCCCGAACCGGTTCCCGACAACTTAGAGGACCTCGGCCAACTCGTCCGAGCCACCGACGCCGACGTTGGCATCGCCCACGACGGCGACGCCGACCGCGCCATCTTCTTCGACGAGAACGGCGAGTACGTTTCGGGCGACGCCACACTCGCCGCGCTCGCGGCGGCCGAACTCGAGGCCGGAGAGACGACCGTCTCCGCCGTCAACGTCTCCCAGCGACTGGTCGACGTCGTCAACGATGTCGGTGCCGACCTCGAACTCACCCCCATCGGGTCGACCAACATCATCACGCGGATCGAGGAACTCGAGGAGAAAGGCAATCGTGTCCCGATCGCGGGCGAGGGCAACGGCGGGATCTTCTTCCCCGCCTTCCGGCTCTCGCGCGACGGTGCGTTCACCGCAGCCCGGTTCCTCGAACTCGTCGCCGAGCGACCCGTCAGCGAAATCGTCGCGCCCTACGACGACTACGCGAACGTCCGCTACAACATCGAGTACGAGTCGACGGCCGAGCGCGACGCGATGATCGACGCCGCGGCGAACCACGCCCAGGCCTCCGACGCCGAACTCAATACGCGTGACGGCTACCGACTGGATCACGGCGACGCGTGGGTGCTCGCACGGCCCTCGGGCACCGAACCACTCGTCCGGATCTACGCCGAAGCCCGCGACAGCGACCGCGCGAACGAACTGGCAGAGGAGATGTACGAGACGCTCGCCGACGCGAAAGCCGACGCCTGA
- a CDS encoding universal stress protein, with protein MTRHLLVPMDDSEPARAALEHTVSVFPDDEVTVLHVVDDLETGYGGGRPPVTTGGEKRADDDEPDFFEDARSIAAAHDRTVEATVITGTSADAILEYAREHDVDQIVMGSEGRSGVSRMLLGSIAEAVTRRSSVPVTIVP; from the coding sequence ATGACCAGACACCTGCTCGTTCCGATGGACGACTCCGAACCGGCTCGAGCGGCGCTCGAGCACACGGTTTCCGTTTTTCCGGACGACGAGGTGACGGTACTCCACGTGGTCGACGATCTCGAGACGGGCTACGGAGGTGGTCGACCGCCGGTGACGACCGGGGGCGAGAAGCGCGCGGACGACGACGAACCTGACTTCTTCGAGGACGCCCGCTCGATCGCGGCCGCACACGACAGAACGGTCGAGGCGACCGTTATTACGGGAACGTCGGCCGACGCGATCCTCGAGTACGCTCGCGAGCACGACGTCGATCAGATCGTAATGGGCAGCGAGGGGCGATCGGGGGTTTCGCGCATGTTGCTTGGCAGCATCGCGGAGGCCGTGACGCGACGGTCGTCGGTTCCAGTGACGATCGTCCCGTAG
- a CDS encoding M61 metallopeptidase family protein has protein sequence MKSRFAVCVIVLLLLASLPAGIAGAGGFSSGPDTSGASEPAIATAASDGSPSAMADDDDVLHQRTELRHLPDRPGEFEVETTFEPPEPMRGLEVDLHDDAAVVALEGFEETGDGTYRWDEATAEPSLRYEMPSDRTGDVRHDHEDRDGYTFVDTGEWGVVQVPSVGLSLRTPQSVTLGIEETVTVDGEGAAGDDIAFFGPVEEYERTVDGETIRLVVPEAADLMETPDDILESIAAGSERLDVGSSSDEVFVVAVPTDVDWGPRGVQYGDADAWVAADAELEAAANVWLHEYVHVRQGFASGETTTDVRWLVEAQAEYYPALLGYETGTISFGEFGNHLERGERSPYADGALNNPSTWADRDTDYVKGPLVYGEIDRQLRLATDGDRTLEDVFRQLNAQNGAVSEADFLTALEDAGGSEVRSVAERYTQTDATPEMWSRWEHGDAFDQSAAIVEYGLGSEPIEVAAQSWERWDSSEIDGVEAGSRNGDAGIDGGDVMAVPAGESVTVPVAMANVDDRVGTADATLEVNGDIVALEQRHLEPGERATTRLSWEPAEPGLYNLRVGDDRLTVFVRSSPSLTVTDLRVDPDGVDPGETVTATATVTADGDRPAAGTLPFQSANGVVTGDPVAIAPGETGTTTVELTFDDDGRYEVTAGEQSTTVTVGGGLSRAVSAVDSIPGFSGVAVIATLALVVTIGMLRRRQ, from the coding sequence GTGAAATCTCGGTTCGCCGTCTGTGTCATCGTGCTCCTCCTGCTCGCTAGCCTCCCGGCCGGTATCGCCGGGGCGGGCGGATTCTCGTCCGGGCCCGATACCTCGGGAGCATCCGAGCCAGCGATTGCAACCGCAGCGAGCGATGGGTCGCCGAGCGCGATGGCCGACGATGACGACGTGCTCCACCAGCGAACCGAACTGCGCCACCTCCCGGATCGACCGGGCGAGTTCGAGGTCGAGACGACTTTCGAGCCGCCGGAGCCGATGCGCGGACTCGAGGTCGATCTCCACGACGACGCAGCCGTCGTGGCCCTCGAGGGCTTCGAGGAGACCGGAGACGGAACGTACCGCTGGGACGAGGCGACCGCGGAGCCGTCGCTCCGATACGAGATGCCGAGCGACCGAACGGGTGACGTCCGCCACGACCACGAGGACCGAGACGGGTACACGTTCGTCGACACCGGCGAGTGGGGCGTCGTTCAGGTCCCATCGGTCGGGCTCTCTCTCAGAACACCGCAATCCGTCACACTGGGTATCGAGGAGACGGTCACCGTCGACGGCGAGGGCGCGGCCGGCGACGACATCGCCTTCTTCGGCCCGGTCGAGGAGTACGAGCGAACCGTCGACGGCGAGACGATCAGGCTGGTCGTCCCCGAGGCGGCCGATCTGATGGAGACGCCCGACGACATCCTCGAGTCGATCGCAGCGGGTAGCGAGCGACTCGACGTCGGCTCAAGCAGCGACGAGGTGTTCGTCGTCGCGGTCCCGACCGATGTCGACTGGGGACCGCGGGGCGTCCAGTACGGCGACGCGGACGCGTGGGTCGCCGCCGACGCCGAACTCGAGGCCGCGGCAAACGTCTGGCTTCACGAGTACGTCCACGTTCGCCAAGGGTTCGCCAGCGGCGAGACGACGACCGACGTACGGTGGCTCGTCGAAGCGCAAGCGGAGTACTATCCCGCCTTGCTCGGCTACGAGACGGGGACGATCAGCTTCGGCGAGTTCGGTAACCACCTGGAACGGGGTGAGCGCTCGCCGTACGCGGATGGCGCACTCAACAACCCCTCGACCTGGGCGGATCGCGATACCGACTACGTGAAGGGGCCGCTCGTCTACGGCGAGATCGATCGACAGCTGCGACTGGCGACCGACGGCGACCGGACGCTCGAGGACGTCTTCCGGCAGTTGAACGCCCAGAACGGCGCGGTGAGCGAGGCGGACTTCCTGACGGCGCTCGAGGACGCCGGCGGGAGCGAGGTCCGAAGCGTCGCCGAGCGGTACACGCAGACCGACGCGACGCCCGAGATGTGGAGCCGCTGGGAACACGGGGACGCGTTCGACCAGTCCGCGGCGATCGTCGAGTACGGACTCGGCTCGGAGCCGATCGAGGTCGCGGCCCAGTCCTGGGAGCGCTGGGACTCGAGCGAGATAGACGGTGTCGAAGCCGGTAGTAGAAACGGTGACGCCGGCATCGACGGCGGTGACGTGATGGCCGTGCCGGCCGGCGAATCCGTCACCGTCCCGGTCGCGATGGCGAACGTCGACGACCGGGTCGGCACCGCCGACGCGACCCTCGAGGTGAACGGCGATATCGTCGCGCTCGAGCAGCGTCACCTCGAGCCCGGCGAGCGAGCGACGACGCGTCTCTCGTGGGAGCCAGCGGAACCCGGGCTCTACAACCTCCGCGTCGGCGACGATCGGCTGACGGTGTTCGTTCGCTCGAGTCCGAGTCTGACCGTCACCGACCTGCGGGTCGACCCTGACGGCGTCGATCCCGGTGAAACGGTGACGGCGACCGCAACGGTCACCGCGGACGGCGACCGTCCGGCCGCGGGGACGCTGCCGTTCCAGAGCGCAAACGGGGTCGTAACCGGCGATCCGGTCGCAATCGCCCCCGGCGAGACGGGGACCACGACGGTCGAGTTGACCTTCGACGACGACGGACGCTACGAGGTGACGGCCGGCGAGCAGTCGACGACGGTCACCGTCGGCGGCGGTCTCTCGAGGGCCGTCTCGGCCGTCGATTCGATCCCCGGCTTCAGCGGCGTCGCCGTGATCGCCACGCTGGCTCTCGTGGTCACGATCGGGATGCTCAGACGGCGGCAGTGA
- a CDS encoding ribose-phosphate diphosphokinase has product MTQIVGGSASQVLAAALARELEEPLAPVEYDRFPDGELLAAVPEFDDDRAIVVASTVSSDAHLELLQLQDAVREAGAEEVVTVLPYMGYGRQDAAFEAGHPISARAVARAVSTGADRVLTVNPHEKAVCEFFEPTATSVDAAGQLADPLPADLEDPVFLSPDAGAIDLAETVRNAYGDGETDYFEKTRHSGTEVEITPSDVDVAGRDVVVTDDIIATGSTMSEAVGVLRDRGVARVFVTCVHPLLARNAVTKLSRAGVEAIYGTDTIERGASAVSVAPALAAEL; this is encoded by the coding sequence ATGACTCAGATCGTCGGCGGCTCCGCATCACAGGTGCTCGCCGCTGCCCTCGCACGCGAACTCGAGGAACCGCTTGCTCCCGTCGAGTACGACCGCTTTCCGGACGGCGAACTGCTCGCCGCCGTCCCGGAGTTCGACGACGACCGCGCGATCGTCGTCGCCTCGACCGTCTCGAGTGACGCCCACCTCGAACTGCTGCAACTGCAGGATGCCGTCCGCGAGGCCGGCGCCGAGGAGGTCGTCACCGTCCTGCCGTACATGGGCTACGGCCGGCAAGATGCGGCCTTCGAGGCTGGACACCCAATCTCCGCTCGGGCAGTCGCTCGCGCCGTCTCGACCGGCGCCGATCGCGTGCTCACGGTCAACCCGCATGAAAAAGCGGTCTGTGAGTTCTTCGAGCCCACGGCGACGTCGGTCGACGCGGCGGGCCAACTGGCCGATCCGCTGCCGGCGGACCTCGAGGACCCGGTCTTTCTCTCCCCCGACGCGGGCGCGATCGATCTCGCCGAGACGGTCCGCAACGCCTACGGCGACGGCGAGACGGACTACTTCGAGAAGACTCGCCACTCCGGAACGGAAGTCGAGATCACGCCCAGCGACGTCGACGTGGCCGGTCGCGACGTCGTCGTCACGGACGACATCATCGCGACGGGATCGACCATGAGCGAGGCCGTCGGCGTCCTCCGGGACCGTGGCGTCGCCCGCGTGTTCGTCACCTGCGTCCACCCCCTGCTCGCGCGTAACGCGGTGACGAAGCTCTCTCGAGCCGGTGTCGAGGCGATCTACGGCACCGATACGATCGAGCGCGGGGCGAGTGCAGTCTCGGTCGCGCCGGCGCTCGCGGCGGAGCTGTAA
- a CDS encoding heme NO-binding domain-containing protein: MHGIVHKTLKEYVVDRTDEKTWETILDRADLEPALYLPVSTYDDQEIDAILSTLSSMATQNRRQIERDFGRTLAPELLSTFNAHVRDEELFVLLERLETIVGDVDAATDDTALPSVSGTRDGDESVRVTYRTHREPAYCGLAHGILEGITRAFGADATVTEQRCIDDGEEACVFLVERA, translated from the coding sequence ATGCACGGAATCGTTCACAAGACGCTCAAGGAGTACGTCGTTGACCGAACCGACGAGAAGACCTGGGAAACGATCCTCGACCGCGCCGACCTCGAGCCGGCGCTATATCTCCCGGTCTCGACGTACGACGATCAGGAGATCGACGCCATCCTCTCGACGCTGTCGTCGATGGCGACCCAGAACAGACGCCAGATCGAACGCGACTTCGGGCGGACGCTCGCGCCCGAACTCCTGTCGACGTTCAACGCTCACGTGCGCGACGAGGAACTGTTCGTCCTCCTCGAGCGCCTCGAGACGATCGTCGGCGATGTCGACGCGGCGACCGACGACACCGCGCTCCCGTCGGTCTCGGGTACCCGCGACGGGGACGAAAGCGTGCGTGTAACGTATCGAACCCATCGGGAGCCGGCCTACTGCGGGCTGGCTCACGGGATTCTCGAGGGGATCACCCGGGCTTTCGGTGCGGACGCCACCGTCACGGAACAGCGCTGTATCGACGACGGCGAGGAGGCGTGCGTGTTTCTGGTAGAACGAGCGTAA
- a CDS encoding HVO_0234 family beta-propeller protein codes for MDAIEEKRVYGDREGALEVYVASAIGVVRVRVAGDTVGEFGLCDRTPARDIAATGETVAIATDEDVQVLGLERGDREARAAEADANESDETFVGTGFGPAVAVGSHGSDLIAASPDGDIARLPAKADTDSEIREWESLEHNGVATVRAIDGNLVGTDSGIYRVHEGELDHAGLSDVRDVSAAGVPLAATADGLYKLGNGWMEALEGTFETVAADPRTEPGRLTRAHAVSGDTIYAYDADAETWTEYDRSRRSIVDIGYGETVYAVTERGTFLSATPDDSSGPWRSQTIGVGDVTGLAVPRDE; via the coding sequence ATGGATGCTATCGAGGAGAAACGTGTCTACGGCGACCGCGAGGGGGCGCTCGAGGTCTACGTGGCGAGTGCCATCGGCGTCGTGCGCGTCCGCGTCGCCGGCGACACCGTCGGCGAGTTCGGGCTCTGTGACCGTACTCCCGCTCGCGACATCGCCGCGACCGGCGAGACTGTTGCTATCGCGACCGACGAGGACGTACAGGTGCTCGGGCTCGAGCGCGGGGATCGGGAGGCGCGCGCAGCGGAAGCCGATGCGAACGAGTCCGACGAGACGTTCGTCGGTACCGGGTTCGGTCCCGCCGTCGCCGTCGGTAGCCACGGCTCGGATCTGATTGCCGCCAGTCCCGACGGCGATATCGCTCGGCTACCGGCCAAAGCGGATACCGATTCGGAAATCCGCGAGTGGGAGTCCCTCGAGCACAACGGCGTCGCGACGGTTCGCGCGATCGACGGGAACCTCGTCGGCACCGACAGCGGTATCTACCGCGTCCACGAGGGCGAACTCGATCACGCCGGGCTCTCGGATGTTCGGGACGTCTCCGCGGCCGGCGTCCCGCTCGCCGCGACCGCCGACGGGCTCTACAAGCTCGGGAACGGCTGGATGGAGGCGCTCGAGGGCACATTCGAGACCGTCGCGGCGGATCCGCGAACCGAGCCGGGTCGGCTCACGCGCGCTCACGCCGTTTCGGGAGACACCATCTACGCCTACGACGCCGACGCGGAGACCTGGACGGAGTACGACCGCTCTAGGAGATCGATCGTCGACATCGGCTACGGGGAGACGGTCTACGCCGTCACGGAACGGGGTACGTTTCTCTCGGCGACGCCCGACGATAGTAGCGGCCCGTGGCGGTCACAGACGATCGGTGTCGGAGACGTGACGGGACTCGCCGTTCCCCGAGACGAGTAA